The DNA window GACTCTGTTCGAGGTCAACGAAGCCGCTTCGATCATTCAGGATGCCGCCGACGACGAGGCGAACATCATCTTCGGAACGGTGATCGATCCGGGGATGAAGGACGAGATGAAGGTCACGGTGATCGCAACCGGGTTCGATGCGGCGACCCGCGGTCTGCTCAATGCACGAGGCGAATCGATGGCGTCGGCGAGAGACTCGCGACGGATCGAAGAGCAGCCGTCTCGCGAGCGCGAACAGCCCGTCTTTGCGCGCGCGTCCCGCGGAAGAGAACCGGAGGAGCCGGCCGCTGAGAAAAAGGAGCAGATCGGCGCGGAGGACGAGATCTACGATCCGCCTTTCTTCCGGAAGCCCTTCCTGAACGGACGAGGAGGAGGGTCGGGATTCGGACCGATGGCGACGAACGACTATGGAAACGATCTCGACATTCCAACCGTGATCAGAAATCTGAGCGACTGACGCCAGGATGACACTCGTGGACATCCTGGCTCAACGAAGAACCAGCCGCGGCGTGGAGCGGTCGAAAGGGGAGCGGATGAGAGGAAGGGTTCGCTATTGTCACTGGCACAAGTTCGTGGTCGGGTTCAGGCTCGGGCACGGATTCTGGCGAAACCTGAAAAGAGTGACGAGCCCCGCGAGGGCTCATCACAAATTGTTCTAGATCAGTTCAGTCCGGGTGGTCTTCGGTGGCGGCCAGGCGCCGTCCGGGTCACGTTTCTGCCACAACCGTGGCGAGACCGCGATCTCTCCCCGGCGCGCAACTAGAATCGCGGGATGCGAGAGACCGCCAATCCCCATCGCCGCCTTTCCCTGATCCTCGTCGGTCTCCTTTTCACAGTCCCGTCGCTGGCGCAGGACCTCGACGAGGCCAATCGTCTGGCCGCAGAAGGTAACGCCGCCGCGGCGATCCCGCTGTACGAGTCGCACCTCGCGCAGAACCCTGATGACGGTGCGACCTGGTACGCGCTCGGTCGCGCGGCTCACTCCCTCGAGCGCCTCGATCTCGCGAAGCGTGCCTTGCGGCGCGCGCTCGAGCTGTCGTTTCAGCCGGCCGGCGCTCAGCTTCGGCTCGGAACGATCGCCCTGGCGGAAGGCGATGAGGCCGCCGCGCGAAACTGGCTTCAGCAGGCATTCGACGGAGGCGTCCCGGTGGCACGGATGATCACGCAGATGCCGGGCTACGGGGATGCTGCGCGGTCGGCCGAGTTCGACGAGTTCGTCAGGACTCTCCATCCCTGTGGTACTCCCGAAAATCGTCAGTTCGACTTCTGGATCGGCGACTGGGAGGTCTTCAATCCCTCCGGCCGGAAGGTTGGAGAGAACCGGATCGAGAAGATCCTCGACGGATGTGTGCTCGCCGAGTTCTGGACCGGTGCAGGCGGTTCCGCCGGGCGAAGTCACAACCGTTATGACTCGGCACGGAAACAGTGGGTACAGCACTGGGTCTCCGACAATGGGTCCGCCATCGACATGTGGGGTGGGCTCGTCGACGGCGCGATGATTCTCGAGACGGTGCCGACGGAGAGCTCGCCGAAGCAGAGGTGGATCTGGACTCTTGAGGAGGACGGCAGCGTCCGGCAGAAGGCCGAGCAGCTCGACCCGGAAACGGGCGAGTGGCAGGTGATCTGGGATTCGTACTACCGGAGGAAATGAAGCAGGTTGCCAGTTGCCGGTTGCCGGTCTTCGAAACTGCGGGCATCCCCGTCATCATTCGTGAATCGCAATCGATTCTGTCGCCCGCTGAAGCGGGCTCGACACTAAATTCGGGAAAGCTCCTGCCCCCCGGCTGAAGCCGGGGGCTAAGATCTGTCGCCCGCGGGCGCGGGCTGACCGGAGAGACGAGCCCCCGCAGTCCTTTTCCACGTTCCCACCGCTCTTGCCGCCACGGAAGATGGTCACAATCAACTTAGACAAGAGTGGCAACCATCAAC is part of the Acidobacteriota bacterium genome and encodes:
- a CDS encoding tetratricopeptide repeat protein, coding for MRETANPHRRLSLILVGLLFTVPSLAQDLDEANRLAAEGNAAAAIPLYESHLAQNPDDGATWYALGRAAHSLERLDLAKRALRRALELSFQPAGAQLRLGTIALAEGDEAAARNWLQQAFDGGVPVARMITQMPGYGDAARSAEFDEFVRTLHPCGTPENRQFDFWIGDWEVFNPSGRKVGENRIEKILDGCVLAEFWTGAGGSAGRSHNRYDSARKQWVQHWVSDNGSAIDMWGGLVDGAMILETVPTESSPKQRWIWTLEEDGSVRQKAEQLDPETGEWQVIWDSYYRRK